In Deltaproteobacteria bacterium, the genomic stretch GATCATAGGAATTCCGTGAATCTGAGCCAGAGCGGCATAGGCCGCGTCGTAGACCGTGAAAGAGTGCCTGAAGGCAAGGTCAACAGCCGATTCCAAGATTTTGTGGGAATCTTCCAGAGTAATCTGCAGGTCAAGGAAATCTTTAATCGCCCTCCTGACTTCCGCGACTTTGAAGTTCGGGTTGAAACGCAAGGCGTTGCCCAATTCATAGATGATCAACGTCGGAGCGATGAATTGACAGGAACCATCGACATAGCCCTGGAGTAACCCATCCGCCTGGGCAAGATCATCTTCTCCAACGGTTGTGTACCATTTGACGGCAACGCTGGCATCGATCACGAACTCTCTCACCTTGAATCTCTCCACCTTCTTATTTCAGCAACTCCATCCCATTTCCCCGCTTTAGTCCGTAGCTTCTTTATGTCCAGCGACGCCCTCTTGATGACCGAACGTCTTTCTTTCTCTGCCTTTTCCTCTTCTCTTCTTCTCATAAACGAACGTAGGGCTCGCAAGATCAGACCGCTTCGCGTGGTGTTTTCTTCTTTGGCATATTTATCGATACTTTCCAATTCGTCCTGGGGAAGGGTTATATTTATCTTTATCGCCCGCCTCACTCGAGTCCTCCAAACAGTAGGGATCAGAGTAAGTATATTCTGGATGGCCGGCGTTGTCAAAGACGTCATCCCCTTGGAGGGGTGCCGGATTCAGGCCGTTGAGTGTGGAATATTCAAGACGGGTGCCTCCAGAATGCCGGAGTGAGCCGGCTTTGAAAGCCGGAACGATAGCAGATTCATCACGCACGTTTTGAAGACGGGGAAGGTGGTGTATGAGAAGGAGCGAACGGGAAGAGGGTGAACGGTGGCTTGCTCAAGCGGCCGGGGATCTGCGATGGGCCGAGCACCTTGCAAAGGAGGGCGGCTGCCGCCCGAATTGTATCGGGGTGTAGCACGGGGTTTCGATTCCTTTCTTGAAGCCGTCGGATTACCCTGATTTCGGGATGTGATTCCTCGGAGGAGCTATTCGACCTTG encodes the following:
- a CDS encoding type II toxin-antitoxin system VapC family toxin, which gives rise to MREFVIDASVAVKWYTTVGEDDLAQADGLLQGYVDGSCQFIAPTLIIYELGNALRFNPNFKVAEVRRAIKDFLDLQITLEDSHKILESAVDLAFRHSFTVYDAAYAALAQIHGIPMITADYRFYDRAKELPFIEALKDLKI
- a CDS encoding type II toxin-antitoxin system HicB family antitoxin — translated: MRRAIKINITLPQDELESIDKYAKEENTTRSGLILRALRSFMRRREEEKAEKERRSVIKRASLDIKKLRTKAGKWDGVAEIRRWRDSR